In Flavobacteriales bacterium, one genomic interval encodes:
- a CDS encoding DUF1987 domain-containing protein, with the protein MEALYLDRTNKTPLIDLNPDTGVLSLTGRSISDHPIDFYRPIMDWIDRYKNDPQLRTVVNAELEYFNTTSFRVLLGLFKKVAEIQTSGHYVEINWMFEEGDESVMEAGEQYQSLVDATFNLVELED; encoded by the coding sequence ATGGAAGCACTCTATCTTGATCGTACAAACAAAACACCATTAATAGATCTTAATCCAGATACTGGAGTGCTGTCTCTTACTGGCAGGTCAATTTCTGATCACCCTATAGATTTTTATCGTCCGATAATGGACTGGATCGATCGGTATAAAAATGACCCGCAGCTAAGAACAGTGGTAAACGCAGAGCTTGAGTATTTTAATACCACTTCTTTTCGTGTATTGCTAGGGCTTTTTAAAAAGGTTGCTGAAATTCAAACTTCAGGTCATTATGTAGAAATTAATTGGATGTTCGAAGAGGGTGATGAAAGTGTAATGGAGGCTGGCGAGCAATATCAATCGCTCGTTGATGCTACATTTAACCTGGTCGAATTAGAAGATTAA